In the genome of Pseudomonas sp. B33.4, the window GAGCCCCTGACGCGGGGCTTTCGCCGGTTGCAGGCCCTGTTGCACCAGCCAGTCCTTCCAGCGAATCCGCTCCTCGCGCACGACCCAGCCAGTTTGCGTGGCAAAGCTCTCGGCCAGGTAAAGCCCCCGGGTACTCGCCGGTATGAGTTTGTCGCGCTTGAGCGTGTACAACTCGGCCAGTGGCGCGCCGTCCTTGAGTGGCATCAAGTACAGATCGGGGCGCTTGCGGTCGAGCCGGGCCACCAGTTGATCACCTTCCAGACGCTCATCAACGTGGAACAGGCTCAGGGACTTGGCTTCCTTGGGCACATCCAGGCGCAAGTCGTAGATCAATTGCAGTGACGCGGTCGGCAGGTGCACGTACGCCCGTGGTCGTTCGAGCAATTGCAGGTTGGCGCAACGTATGGGGCGCGCCGAGCCGGACAACGGGGTCAGCCGAAACGGTAAGGCCTCGCGATAATGCAGCGCAGCCGAGTAGGGCGCCGGCAGCCAGGTGTCGTTGAAACGCCCGCCGAGCCAGCCTTCCGGTGTCTCGAGCAAGCACTCTTCGGCAATTTCCTGAATCGCTGTGTGCAGCGGAATATTCAGTTCGTGGGCCGGCACGTAACCGGAAATCAACTTCAGGACGACGTCGCCACGATCCTGCCGACGCTGGCGCACCAGCACCCAATAATCGCGATTCTGCCAGTGCAGGGTCAGGCGCACGGAAACCCCGAGGTTGGCCAGTTCCAGCGAGAAGCGCTCGGTATCGGCCACGCTCACCGGTTTGCGCCGCTGCAAGGTCTGCGCGAAGTTCAGCGGCATGCCGACGCTCTGGTAAGTCAGGCCTTCCGGGGTAGCTTCGACGAACAGCGGCAGGGTCTTGAAGTTGCTCGGGTTCTTTCTGATGAGCGTGCGCGGCATATCGGCTCCTGCTTAAGGCCGCGAGGCGGCGTCAGTGACCACGTAGGACTTGGGCAACGGTCGCAACGTTGTGGGCGA includes:
- a CDS encoding metal ABC transporter ATPase; its protein translation is MPRTLIRKNPSNFKTLPLFVEATPEGLTYQSVGMPLNFAQTLQRRKPVSVADTERFSLELANLGVSVRLTLHWQNRDYWVLVRQRRQDRGDVVLKLISGYVPAHELNIPLHTAIQEIAEECLLETPEGWLGGRFNDTWLPAPYSAALHYREALPFRLTPLSGSARPIRCANLQLLERPRAYVHLPTASLQLIYDLRLDVPKEAKSLSLFHVDERLEGDQLVARLDRKRPDLYLMPLKDGAPLAELYTLKRDKLIPASTRGLYLAESFATQTGWVVREERIRWKDWLVQQGLQPAKAPRQGLKQLSIKALRLVGLGKKTAK